A segment of the Anaerolineae bacterium genome:
AGGGGGTGCTCAGCCATGGCTTTGAGGATGGACCAGGGAACGGTTATGTGCTGGGCACCACAGTTTAGGACCGCAAGAGTCTCCTCCACCGATTTTAAGCTTGCCGCTATTATTTGCACCTCCGAGCCCTGAAGTATCCGGGAAATTTGAGCGACCAGCTCCAGGCCATCAATCCCCTGGCGGGTTGCCCTGTTGACGTAGGGGATAACATAGGTAGCTCCCGCTTCCCTGGCCAGGAAGGCTTGCGATGGACTATACACAGCCGTCAGGGCGCAGCGCCACCCTTTCCTGGCCAGTTCAAAAAGAAGCTTGAGCCCTTCCCAGGTGGCGGGGATTTTGGGCACCAGAATTGCTCCCGCAATCTCCCGCATTCTCTCCAGC
Coding sequences within it:
- a CDS encoding transaldolase, producing the protein MAIYVDSADLGEVREALSSGFVRGVTTNPLLIARTGQKPEEIVSAISELWPEELLYQPFSTGLDKAREELERMREIAGAILVPKIPATWEGLKLLFELARKGWRCALTAVYSPSQAFLAREAGATYVIPYVNRATRQGIDGLELVAQISRILQGSEVQIIAASLKSVEETLAVLNCGAQHITVPWSILKAMAEHPLSLQAVEEFVQAGRSLEERE